Proteins encoded by one window of Filimonas effusa:
- the fabG gene encoding 3-oxoacyl-[acyl-carrier-protein] reductase: MVKDKVAIVTGAARGIGEAIALKLAENGAHIAFTYVSDSSAEKAAALEQKLIALGVKAKAYKSNAGDFAACESFVGDVVKEFGTVDICVNNAGISKDNLLLRLTPDQWDDVMDINLKSVFNMTKQVIRPMMKAKSGSIINMSSIIGMKGNAGQTSYAASKAGIIGFTKSVALELGSRNIRCNAIAPGFVETDMTSYLKDGAGAEEYLKKIPLGRFGKSEEIANTTLFLASELSSYITGQVISACGGLNT, from the coding sequence ATGGTTAAGGACAAAGTAGCCATTGTAACGGGAGCAGCCCGTGGTATAGGTGAAGCCATTGCCCTGAAATTGGCAGAAAACGGCGCCCATATAGCTTTTACATATGTTAGCGATAGCAGCGCCGAAAAAGCTGCTGCCCTTGAACAGAAATTGATAGCCTTAGGCGTTAAAGCCAAAGCCTATAAAAGCAACGCCGGCGACTTCGCCGCCTGCGAATCTTTTGTCGGCGACGTCGTGAAAGAATTTGGTACCGTAGATATCTGCGTGAACAACGCCGGCATCAGCAAAGACAACCTGCTCCTCCGCCTCACCCCCGACCAGTGGGATGATGTAATGGATATCAACCTCAAAAGTGTCTTCAACATGACCAAACAGGTCATCCGCCCCATGATGAAAGCCAAATCCGGCAGCATCATCAACATGAGCTCCATCATAGGCATGAAAGGCAACGCCGGTCAAACCAGCTATGCAGCTTCCAAAGCCGGTATCATCGGCTTCACCAAATCCGTAGCGCTTGAACTTGGCAGCCGCAACATCCGTTGCAACGCCATCGCTCCCGGTTTCGTTGAAACCGACATGACCAGCTACCTGAAAGACGGTGCCGGCGCCGAAGAATACCTGAAAAAGATTCCATTAGGCCGCTTTGGTAAATCTGAAGAAATTGCCAATACCACGCTTTTCCTTGCCTCCGAACTAAGCTCTTACATTACCGGCCAGGTGATCAGCGCTTGCGGTGGCCTGAACACCTAG
- a CDS encoding GH3 auxin-responsive promoter family protein: MKLLSPAISRLARLRYWHIEQWVQNPVEAQREVLQDLVTHGQYTEFGRVHGFNELFNIRTFKQTVPIQEYDTLKPYIERLMNGEENLLWNTPVYWFAKSSGTTSDKSKFIPITEESLEDCHYQAAKDVLTIYYNFYPDSDLLTGKGLVVGGSHQINQLNEDISYGDLSAVLLQNTPFWGQWLRTPELSIALLDEWETKIEKLAQSTIHENVSSLSGVPTWTLILIKRILEITGKSTLKEVWPHLELYMHGGVSFTPYKEQFKKLIGADINYLETYNASEGFFAAQDDPTQEGMLLFLQHGIFYEFMPVEEYGKDNPQTIGLKEVEIGKNYALVISTNGGLWRYLLGDTIQFTTLFPFRVKVSGRIKHFMNAFGEEVIVDNADKALAAACEATGSVVSDYTAAPVYFSENSNGAHEWLIEFEKQPGDLDKFTHELDEALKSINSDYEAKRHKSIALGPPRIHMLPPGTFGQWLKSKGKLGGQHKVPRLSNTRTYVEEILTMMGRI; the protein is encoded by the coding sequence ATGAAACTATTAAGCCCCGCTATATCACGATTAGCTCGCCTACGCTATTGGCATATAGAACAATGGGTACAAAACCCCGTCGAAGCCCAGCGAGAAGTGTTGCAGGATCTTGTAACACACGGACAGTACACTGAATTCGGCAGGGTACACGGTTTTAATGAACTGTTTAACATCCGAACCTTCAAACAAACGGTTCCCATCCAGGAATACGATACATTGAAGCCCTATATCGAAAGGCTCATGAATGGCGAAGAAAACCTGCTCTGGAATACACCCGTTTACTGGTTCGCCAAAAGCAGCGGCACCACCAGCGATAAAAGCAAGTTCATCCCCATCACCGAAGAAAGTCTCGAAGACTGCCACTACCAGGCAGCAAAAGACGTCTTGACCATCTACTATAATTTCTATCCCGATAGCGACCTCCTCACCGGCAAAGGCCTCGTAGTAGGAGGAAGCCACCAGATAAACCAGCTGAACGAAGACATCAGCTACGGCGACCTTAGCGCCGTATTATTGCAGAACACCCCTTTCTGGGGCCAGTGGCTGCGTACGCCGGAACTAAGCATCGCCCTCCTCGATGAATGGGAAACCAAGATCGAAAAACTCGCGCAAAGCACCATCCACGAAAATGTAAGCTCCCTTTCAGGAGTCCCCACCTGGACGCTCATCCTTATCAAAAGGATCCTCGAAATAACAGGAAAATCCACATTAAAAGAAGTTTGGCCACACCTCGAACTCTATATGCACGGCGGTGTTTCCTTCACTCCCTATAAAGAACAGTTCAAAAAACTCATAGGCGCCGATATCAACTATCTCGAAACCTATAACGCCAGCGAAGGCTTCTTCGCCGCGCAGGACGACCCTACCCAGGAGGGTATGCTGCTCTTCCTCCAGCATGGCATCTTCTACGAGTTCATGCCCGTAGAGGAATACGGAAAAGACAACCCGCAAACAATAGGACTTAAAGAAGTAGAAATAGGGAAAAACTACGCCCTCGTCATCTCCACCAACGGAGGCCTCTGGCGTTACCTGCTCGGCGATACCATCCAGTTCACTACGCTGTTCCCGTTCCGCGTTAAAGTAAGCGGACGCATCAAACATTTTATGAATGCCTTTGGCGAAGAAGTGATCGTCGATAATGCCGATAAAGCCCTCGCCGCCGCATGCGAAGCCACCGGATCTGTCGTCTCCGACTATACCGCCGCTCCGGTGTACTTCAGCGAAAACAGCAACGGCGCCCACGAATGGCTCATTGAATTCGAAAAACAACCCGGTGATCTCGATAAGTTCACCCACGAACTCGATGAAGCGCTTAAATCAATAAACAGCGACTACGAAGCCAAAAGGCATAAAAGCATCGCCCTCGGCCCACCCCGCATACATATGTTACCCCCGGGAACCTTTGGCCAATGGCTGAAATCAAAAGGTAAACTGGGCGGACAACATAAGGTCCCCCGTTTAAGCAATACCCGAACCTACGTAGAAGAGATTCTGACCATGATGGGCAGGATTTAA
- the lptB gene encoding LPS export ABC transporter ATP-binding protein, with protein sequence MNLTIHTNQLVKTYGSRTVVKKVSVEVKQGEIVGLLGPNGAGKTTTFYMVVGLIKPDEGTVFLNDTDITKLPMYKRAQMGIGYLPQEASVFRKLSVENNVMAVLEMTKLTKKERQLKLEALLDEFNLHHVRKNNGDSLSGGERRRTEIARALAVDPKFILLDEPFAGVDPIAVEDIQMVVARLKYKNIGILITDHNVNETLSICDRAYLLIDGEIFRHGTAEELADNEQVRRLYLGTNFELRRKDWIIDMAKTGFVNRPETTE encoded by the coding sequence GTGAACTTAACCATACATACCAATCAGCTGGTAAAAACCTACGGCAGCAGAACCGTGGTGAAAAAAGTGTCAGTAGAAGTGAAGCAGGGCGAGATCGTTGGTTTACTTGGTCCCAATGGAGCCGGTAAAACAACCACTTTCTATATGGTGGTAGGACTCATAAAACCCGATGAAGGAACTGTTTTCCTAAACGATACCGACATCACAAAACTCCCTATGTACAAACGCGCCCAGATGGGAATCGGCTACCTGCCCCAGGAAGCCTCCGTTTTCCGTAAGCTGAGCGTCGAAAACAACGTGATGGCTGTGTTGGAAATGACCAAACTCACAAAAAAAGAACGCCAGCTGAAACTCGAAGCGTTACTGGATGAATTTAACCTCCACCACGTTCGCAAAAACAACGGCGATAGCCTCAGCGGTGGCGAAAGACGACGTACCGAAATTGCCAGGGCCCTCGCTGTTGACCCAAAGTTTATCCTGCTCGATGAACCCTTTGCCGGCGTCGACCCCATCGCCGTAGAAGATATCCAGATGGTGGTAGCCCGCCTGAAATACAAGAACATCGGCATCCTCATCACCGACCACAACGTAAATGAAACGCTCTCTATCTGCGACCGCGCCTATTTACTTATCGATGGCGAAATCTTCAGACACGGTACCGCAGAAGAACTCGCAGATAATGAACAGGTACGCCGGCTTTACTTGGGTACTAATTTCGAACTCCGCCGGAAAGACTGGATCATCGATATGGCGAAAACGGGCTTTGTCAATCGCCCCGAAACCACAGAATAA
- the metF gene encoding methylenetetrahydrofolate reductase [NAD(P)H] produces MKITAHLAKATDTLLSFEVLPPLKGKSISSIYDHLDPLMEFKPSWVNVTYHRSESMFKKKTDGTFEKVEVRKRPGTVGICAAIMNHYKVDAVPHIICGGFNMRETEDALIDLNFLGVHNVLALRGDAPKNEASFDAEPGGHNYAIDLLKQITNLNAGIYLDEDILNGGKTDFCIGVAGYPEKHFEAPNPEIDLRYLKEKVDAGAHYIMTQMFFDNQKFFAFVDACRKAGINVPIIPGLKPLTSKKQLSVLPRVFHVDIPSTLSNDIMKCKSDAECEQVGTEWLIEQSKELRKFGVPVLHYYTLGKPKVIRNVVEQVF; encoded by the coding sequence ATGAAGATCACAGCGCATTTAGCCAAGGCTACGGATACCCTGCTTTCGTTTGAAGTATTACCACCTTTAAAAGGAAAGAGCATTAGTTCTATCTATGACCACCTGGACCCTTTGATGGAGTTTAAACCTTCGTGGGTGAATGTTACCTATCACAGGAGTGAGAGTATGTTCAAGAAGAAAACAGACGGCACTTTTGAAAAGGTGGAAGTAAGGAAGCGTCCGGGTACGGTGGGTATTTGTGCTGCTATCATGAACCATTATAAGGTAGATGCGGTTCCGCATATCATTTGCGGTGGTTTCAATATGCGCGAGACAGAGGATGCGCTGATTGATCTGAACTTCCTGGGTGTTCATAATGTTCTTGCATTGAGAGGTGACGCTCCTAAAAACGAAGCTTCTTTCGATGCTGAGCCGGGAGGTCACAATTATGCAATAGACCTGCTGAAACAGATCACCAACCTTAATGCCGGTATTTACCTTGATGAAGATATTCTGAATGGCGGCAAAACCGATTTTTGCATAGGCGTTGCCGGCTATCCCGAGAAACATTTTGAAGCTCCTAATCCTGAGATTGACTTACGCTACCTGAAGGAAAAGGTTGATGCGGGCGCTCATTATATTATGACGCAGATGTTCTTCGACAACCAGAAATTCTTTGCCTTTGTAGACGCCTGCCGTAAAGCGGGGATCAATGTACCTATTATTCCAGGGTTAAAACCACTGACCAGCAAGAAACAACTGTCTGTATTACCACGTGTTTTCCATGTAGATATACCCAGTACACTTTCGAATGATATCATGAAATGTAAGAGTGATGCGGAGTGTGAGCAGGTGGGTACGGAATGGCTTATAGAACAAAGCAAGGAGTTGCGGAAGTTTGGCGTACCTGTACTGCATTATTATACGCTTGGTAAGCCAAAGGTTATCAGGAATGTAGTGGAGCAGGTATTTTAG
- a CDS encoding TlpA family protein disulfide reductase, with the protein MRVLTVILAFCTAISSLNVQAQKNTNPASNAGYNIPLTITPLKNCWVYMGCYYGKFKNLVDSAWVNENSKAVFKGKSKLPGGIYFLVSPNKTLLSEFLMDAPQHFSLKTDTLHPDKLEISGSSENALYQRYTAFLSEKGPHLSALQAQLKQTTDTAQAALLRTQLIQANKELNDYRDTVVEKYPESMLTLFFRSLKSPEPPPMPTMANGNKDSLFPARYVKEHYWDNVPLHDDRLLRTPFFDSKLEEYFRNYVIPDADTLIEEVNYLLLSARGGQDMFKYLLGRFTDKYINPEIMGHDKVFIFLFNQYYSKGDTTWLSAKQKEYIFNRAYSLMANQIGEPAAALDLLDTTGKAAPMYALQAPFTFVLFWDPNCGHCKEMVPRIDSIYQAKWKKIGVKIYAVNVDEKVNDEWKKYVRDHHLTGWIHTYQPKADREADAKANRANFRQLYDVFQTPTMYLLDKDKRIIGKKLTIEQFDEVMQAKLKATTKKN; encoded by the coding sequence ATGCGCGTTCTCACGGTAATACTGGCCTTTTGCACAGCAATTTCCTCCTTAAACGTCCAGGCTCAAAAGAATACCAACCCCGCTTCCAACGCAGGCTATAACATTCCCTTAACTATTACCCCGCTTAAAAACTGCTGGGTGTATATGGGATGCTATTATGGTAAATTTAAAAACCTGGTCGACTCCGCCTGGGTCAACGAAAACAGCAAAGCCGTTTTTAAAGGGAAATCGAAATTACCCGGTGGTATCTATTTCCTGGTATCGCCCAACAAAACCCTCCTCTCCGAATTCCTCATGGATGCCCCGCAGCATTTTTCCCTGAAAACCGATACACTTCATCCCGATAAACTCGAGATCTCCGGCTCTTCCGAAAATGCACTCTACCAGCGGTATACAGCCTTCCTGTCAGAAAAAGGACCCCATCTCAGCGCCTTGCAGGCACAACTGAAACAAACTACCGATACAGCACAGGCCGCACTCCTGCGCACGCAACTCATCCAGGCAAATAAAGAACTCAACGATTACAGGGATACCGTGGTGGAAAAATACCCCGAAAGCATGCTTACCCTGTTTTTCAGATCTCTGAAATCTCCCGAGCCCCCGCCAATGCCAACGATGGCGAACGGAAACAAAGATTCGCTTTTCCCCGCCAGGTATGTAAAAGAACATTACTGGGACAATGTGCCGCTTCACGACGATCGCCTGCTGCGCACCCCCTTCTTCGATAGCAAACTCGAAGAATATTTTAGAAACTACGTGATCCCCGATGCCGATACGCTTATCGAAGAAGTGAATTACCTGCTGCTCTCTGCACGCGGCGGACAGGATATGTTCAAATACCTGCTCGGCCGTTTCACCGATAAATACATCAACCCCGAAATAATGGGCCACGACAAGGTATTTATCTTCCTCTTTAACCAGTATTACTCCAAAGGCGATACCACCTGGCTTTCAGCCAAACAAAAGGAATACATCTTCAACCGGGCATATAGCCTCATGGCCAACCAGATAGGAGAGCCGGCCGCCGCACTCGACCTGCTCGATACCACCGGCAAGGCTGCCCCTATGTATGCCCTGCAGGCTCCCTTTACCTTCGTGTTATTCTGGGACCCAAACTGCGGCCATTGTAAAGAAATGGTGCCGCGTATCGATTCTATTTACCAGGCTAAATGGAAAAAAATAGGCGTGAAGATCTACGCCGTTAACGTAGATGAAAAAGTAAATGACGAATGGAAAAAATATGTCCGCGACCATCACCTCACCGGATGGATACATACCTACCAGCCCAAAGCCGATCGTGAAGCCGACGCCAAAGCCAACCGCGCCAACTTCCGCCAGCTCTACGACGTCTTCCAGACGCCTACCATGTACCTGCTCGATAAAGACAAACGTATCATCGGTAAGAAACTCACCATCGAACAATTCGATGAAGTCATGCAGGCAAAATTAAAAGCCACCACAAAGAAGAACTAA
- the rlmD gene encoding 23S rRNA (uracil(1939)-C(5))-methyltransferase RlmD: MRSKKKNVILEDILIEDYAAEGRSLSRVDGKVVFIENAVPGDVADIQLTKNKKDWAEGKAVKIKSYSADRVAPFCEHFGVCGGCQWQMLPYERQLFYKQKQVSDNLERIAKVPLPPLMPIAGCSVTRGYRNKMEYTFATKRYVPDEEFREWRRQQALGNDYDVNKGGAGGFHVKGMFDKVVEINTCHLQEEPTNKIRNTITDYAREKGLPFYDIKQHTGWIRTMQVRMATTGELMVNLVLGYEDADERKALLDHLLAKFPEITTLLYTINTKRNDSLFDLYPEVYHGKGYIVEQLEDFRFKIGPKSFFQTNSRQAEKLYQVTREFAELDGSQVVYDLYCGTGSIGIFVSKAAKKIVGVEVVAEAIEDAKENAEMNGLSHASFFAGDVIDICDDAFFAAHGRPDVVITDPPRAGMHEKLVNKLLEIAAPTVVYVSCNPATQARDLQLLGEKYTVEKIQPVDMFPHTLHIENVVQLKLKP, encoded by the coding sequence GTGAGAAGTAAAAAGAAAAACGTAATACTGGAGGATATCCTGATAGAGGATTATGCTGCGGAAGGCAGGTCACTTTCGCGTGTTGACGGGAAGGTAGTATTCATAGAGAATGCAGTTCCCGGCGATGTAGCAGACATACAGCTAACCAAGAACAAAAAGGACTGGGCTGAAGGCAAGGCGGTGAAGATAAAATCGTATTCGGCAGACAGGGTAGCGCCATTTTGTGAGCATTTTGGTGTTTGTGGCGGTTGCCAGTGGCAGATGCTGCCTTATGAGCGCCAGTTATTTTACAAGCAAAAACAGGTATCGGACAACCTGGAGCGGATAGCGAAAGTGCCTTTACCTCCGCTAATGCCTATTGCAGGTTGCAGTGTAACCAGGGGTTATCGCAATAAGATGGAGTACACGTTTGCCACCAAACGTTATGTTCCTGATGAGGAGTTTCGTGAATGGCGCCGCCAGCAGGCATTAGGCAATGATTATGATGTTAACAAGGGTGGTGCCGGCGGTTTTCATGTGAAGGGCATGTTTGACAAGGTAGTGGAAATCAATACCTGTCATTTGCAGGAAGAGCCTACGAATAAGATACGCAATACCATTACAGACTATGCCAGGGAAAAAGGCCTGCCTTTTTACGATATAAAGCAGCATACGGGCTGGATACGGACCATGCAGGTGCGTATGGCCACTACGGGCGAGCTGATGGTTAATCTTGTTCTTGGCTATGAGGATGCTGATGAAAGAAAGGCTTTACTGGATCACCTGCTGGCAAAGTTTCCTGAGATAACCACTTTGCTTTACACGATAAACACCAAGCGGAACGACAGTTTGTTTGATCTTTATCCCGAGGTTTACCATGGAAAGGGTTATATAGTGGAGCAGCTGGAGGATTTCAGGTTTAAGATAGGTCCGAAGTCGTTTTTCCAGACCAATAGCCGCCAGGCGGAGAAATTATACCAGGTAACGCGTGAATTTGCCGAGCTGGACGGATCGCAGGTGGTATATGATCTCTATTGCGGCACGGGGAGTATTGGTATCTTTGTAAGCAAGGCAGCGAAAAAAATTGTAGGTGTAGAGGTAGTGGCCGAGGCTATCGAAGATGCAAAGGAGAATGCTGAGATGAACGGATTATCGCATGCCTCTTTTTTTGCGGGTGATGTTATAGACATCTGCGATGACGCATTTTTTGCTGCACATGGCCGTCCGGATGTGGTGATCACCGATCCTCCGCGCGCAGGCATGCATGAAAAGCTGGTAAACAAGTTGCTTGAAATAGCGGCGCCAACAGTTGTTTATGTAAGTTGTAACCCGGCGACCCAGGCGAGAGATCTACAGTTGCTCGGCGAAAAGTACACAGTAGAGAAAATACAGCCTGTTGACATGTTTCCCCATACACTGCATATTGAGAATGTGGTGCAATTGAAATTAAAACCTTAA
- a CDS encoding rhomboid family intramembrane serine protease, with protein MTEIRPGRFEILPTVIKNLLIINVLVFIAQLSAEAKGLIPSDTFALHTWQSPYFKPWQFVTHMFMHGSWGHLFSNMFVLWMFGSLLENLWGPKRFLLFYMACGLGAAFCHMVALYIETNHLLAELYALGNNYDNDTIAFVQEYGRGRVHLPDEILAMQYRQATLGASGAVMGCLAAFGYLFPNTEIYLYFFIPIKAKWFVILYAAGDFIAAVAHTAGDNVAHIAHLGGALVGFILVYFWNKTNRRTFY; from the coding sequence ATGACAGAGATAAGACCCGGCAGGTTTGAGATACTACCCACCGTTATAAAGAACCTGTTGATCATTAATGTATTGGTATTCATTGCCCAGCTATCGGCTGAGGCGAAAGGGCTTATTCCCAGTGATACTTTTGCTTTACATACCTGGCAGAGCCCTTATTTCAAGCCCTGGCAGTTTGTTACGCATATGTTCATGCATGGCAGCTGGGGGCATTTGTTTTCGAACATGTTTGTTTTGTGGATGTTTGGTTCTTTACTTGAAAACCTGTGGGGGCCCAAACGATTCCTTCTTTTTTATATGGCGTGCGGCTTAGGGGCTGCTTTTTGTCATATGGTAGCCTTGTATATAGAAACCAACCATTTACTTGCCGAGCTGTATGCGCTTGGGAATAACTATGATAATGATACTATTGCGTTTGTGCAGGAGTATGGCCGCGGGCGGGTACATTTACCCGATGAGATACTGGCGATGCAGTACAGACAGGCTACCCTGGGAGCGTCCGGCGCCGTGATGGGTTGTCTGGCAGCTTTCGGTTATTTGTTTCCCAATACAGAAATCTATCTTTATTTCTTTATTCCAATTAAGGCAAAATGGTTTGTTATCCTGTACGCTGCGGGTGATTTTATTGCTGCCGTAGCGCATACTGCGGGAGACAATGTTGCTCATATAGCGCATCTTGGTGGTGCGCTGGTAGGATTTATCTTGGTTTATTTCTGGAATAAAACGAACCGAAGAACTTTTTATTAG
- a CDS encoding rhomboid family intramembrane serine protease, whose protein sequence is MGVLEQNKKSRLLLGQDNNVLTWLLIVNAVAFVIVSFIKVIYQTDETVPADRFYVEILNWLTLPADAGTLLSRPWTILTHMFVQADLLSLLGSLLWLWAFGYILQDLAGSQKLVPLYLYGGLAGVLFFELAVNLIPILHNGAKTPLAGSGAALMAIAVGATTFAPKYRLFTALNGGIPLWVLLIVFAAVDYAGISVSNPAVAIAHLGGALTGFLFVYQLKRGRDYGMWMTKSVQWMDNAFNPDKKRVATPSSQTHFYKATRVPFQKTSHITQQRVDDLLDKINQFGYARLTEEEKAFLKRASEEQDTPH, encoded by the coding sequence ATGGGAGTATTGGAGCAAAACAAAAAAAGCCGCCTGTTACTGGGGCAGGATAACAATGTGCTGACGTGGCTGTTAATTGTTAATGCCGTAGCGTTTGTTATTGTAAGTTTTATAAAGGTTATTTACCAGACAGATGAAACTGTTCCGGCGGACAGGTTTTATGTGGAGATCCTGAACTGGTTAACCCTGCCTGCCGATGCGGGGACGTTATTATCACGGCCATGGACTATACTCACCCATATGTTTGTTCAGGCAGATCTGCTTAGTTTACTGGGCAGTTTGTTGTGGTTATGGGCTTTTGGTTATATTCTCCAGGATCTGGCCGGAAGTCAGAAACTGGTTCCGCTTTATTTATATGGCGGGTTGGCAGGTGTCCTGTTTTTTGAGTTAGCAGTTAATCTTATTCCCATTCTTCATAATGGTGCCAAGACTCCGTTAGCAGGTTCTGGTGCTGCGTTAATGGCAATTGCAGTGGGCGCCACGACTTTTGCGCCCAAATACCGTTTGTTTACGGCGTTAAACGGGGGTATTCCGTTGTGGGTATTGCTGATCGTATTTGCAGCGGTTGATTATGCAGGCATCTCGGTCAGCAATCCGGCGGTAGCCATTGCCCACCTGGGCGGGGCCTTAACCGGTTTCCTGTTTGTATACCAACTGAAACGCGGGCGTGATTATGGTATGTGGATGACGAAAAGCGTTCAGTGGATGGACAATGCTTTCAACCCCGATAAAAAGCGGGTGGCAACTCCTTCTTCACAGACACATTTTTATAAAGCAACACGTGTTCCTTTTCAAAAGACATCGCATATCACCCAGCAGCGGGTAGATGATCTGCTTGATAAGATCAACCAGTTTGGTTATGCCCGGTTGACAGAGGAGGAGAAGGCTTTTTTAAAGCGTGCCAGTGAAGAGCAGGATACGCCCCATTAG
- a CDS encoding endonuclease/exonuclease/phosphatase family protein yields the protein MKRFALFLYRLILWVSLPGYLLCALSTYLPSTVCFFSDALALAYPFALGVLLLLLFFSLFRKRKRALLIALVILAGYRNLGNTIAFHPFAGRHTADSSAIKVLSWNVFFFLNDHSKAHDTAGSGLRKMVDLIRRSDADVLCFQEYHTINGSPHMISMDHILDSMGYRYKLFSGDEINKHWAGGIAHHGTMLLSRLPLTDSGRIFMGNEHAVWVDLQFRGKPLRIYTAHLSSLGLYADTAAQHANENVYEITYERKGSVARKIKHIALRHEEEAVILDSAFRASDKPLIFCADMNAVPTTYTYRKVRGNLQDAFLSAGFGLGQTYYGLSPTLRIDVCFADRRLKVSSCAVKAEHLSDHFPVLSSFRWKE from the coding sequence ATGAAACGTTTTGCACTATTCCTTTACAGGCTTATTTTATGGGTAAGCCTTCCTGGTTATTTACTATGTGCTTTAAGCACCTATCTGCCTTCGACAGTATGCTTTTTCTCGGATGCCCTGGCGCTGGCCTATCCTTTTGCATTGGGTGTATTATTGTTACTCCTGTTCTTTTCTTTGTTCCGCAAACGTAAAAGGGCCTTACTTATAGCCCTGGTGATCCTTGCCGGTTACCGGAACCTGGGTAATACTATTGCCTTTCATCCTTTTGCCGGCAGGCACACAGCCGATAGTTCAGCTATAAAAGTGCTTAGCTGGAACGTGTTTTTCTTTCTTAACGATCATAGTAAAGCACATGATACAGCTGGCAGTGGTCTCAGGAAAATGGTTGACCTGATACGTCGTTCTGATGCTGACGTGTTATGTTTCCAGGAGTACCATACCATCAACGGCAGCCCGCATATGATTTCAATGGATCATATACTTGATAGTATGGGTTACCGATACAAGCTCTTCAGCGGGGATGAGATCAATAAACATTGGGCGGGCGGCATTGCGCATCACGGCACCATGTTGTTATCACGGCTTCCGCTAACAGACAGCGGTCGGATCTTTATGGGTAATGAACACGCTGTATGGGTGGACCTTCAATTCAGGGGCAAACCACTGAGGATATATACAGCTCATTTATCATCGTTAGGATTATATGCCGACACGGCCGCACAGCATGCCAATGAAAATGTATATGAGATCACTTACGAACGAAAAGGCTCTGTAGCAAGAAAGATAAAACATATTGCCCTACGTCATGAGGAAGAAGCCGTTATACTTGACAGTGCTTTCCGCGCAAGTGATAAGCCGCTGATTTTCTGTGCTGATATGAATGCCGTTCCAACCACTTATACCTACCGGAAAGTACGCGGGAATTTGCAGGATGCTTTTTTATCTGCCGGGTTTGGTTTGGGGCAAACCTATTATGGTTTATCTCCCACGTTGCGTATAGATGTATGCTTTGCCGACAGGCGATTAAAAGTAAGCAGTTGCGCGGTAAAGGCGGAGCATTTATCGGATCACTTTCCGGTGCTCAGCAGCTTCCGCTGGAAGGAGTAG